A region of Dioscorea cayenensis subsp. rotundata cultivar TDr96_F1 chromosome 5, TDr96_F1_v2_PseudoChromosome.rev07_lg8_w22 25.fasta, whole genome shotgun sequence DNA encodes the following proteins:
- the LOC120260471 gene encoding peptidyl-prolyl cis-trans isomerase FKBP15-1-like: protein MAKLLLSIAFAAALILLVSAKKSGDVKDLQIGVKFKPESCDIQAHKGDRIKVHYRGTLTDGKVFDSSFERGDPIEFELGAGQVIKGWDQGILGMCVGEKRKLKIPSKLGYGDQGSPPTIPGGATLIFETELVAVNGKTKAEDKASESDTEL, encoded by the exons ATGGCGAAGCTGCTTCTCAGTATCGCATTCGCTGCCGCCCTGATCTTGCTCG TTTCTGCGAAAAAATCTGGGGATGTAAAGGACCTTCAGATCGGTGTGAAG TTCAAACCTGAATCTTGTGACATCCAGGCCCATAAAGGAGACCGGATCAAAGTACACTACAGA GGGACACTCACAGATGGAAAGGTTTTTGATTCCAGCTTTGAGAGGGGTGATCCAATTGAGTTTGAGCTTGGTGCTGGTCAGGTGATCAAAG GATGGGATCAAGGAATTTTGGGTATGTGTGTGGGTGAGAAGAGGAAGTTAAAAATACCATCCAAACTTGGCTATGGAGATCAAGGATCACCTCCCACCATCCCAG GTGGAGCAACCCTAATCTTTGAAACAGAACTTGTTGCGGTGAATGGGAAAACAAAAGCCGAAGATAAAGCATCGGAGAGTGACACTGAGCTGTAG